The following proteins come from a genomic window of Micromonospora zamorensis:
- a CDS encoding GNAT family N-acetyltransferase: MALGYVRPARPEDAGEIARIQLATWRVAYRRILPRHVLDNLDEAFLARRWSAAVLEPPSGAHRVLVAVEQAEQSYLVGFAASGPADAEALAPGEPADALGPDVAAVTDLLVEPRWGRRGHGSRLLAAAVDLWRSDGLSRAVAWAFEGDEATRKFLTSTGWELDGAARALDVDDMLVPQVRLHVGVPAEKVPAEE, translated from the coding sequence ATGGCTCTCGGGTACGTCCGCCCGGCGCGTCCCGAGGACGCCGGCGAGATCGCACGCATCCAGCTCGCAACCTGGCGGGTCGCGTACCGCCGCATTCTGCCTCGGCACGTGCTCGACAACCTGGACGAGGCGTTCCTCGCCCGGCGGTGGAGCGCCGCGGTGCTGGAGCCGCCCTCGGGCGCACACCGGGTGCTGGTCGCCGTCGAACAGGCCGAGCAATCGTATCTGGTGGGGTTCGCCGCCTCCGGCCCGGCTGACGCCGAGGCGTTGGCCCCGGGTGAGCCGGCCGACGCGCTCGGCCCCGACGTGGCCGCCGTGACCGACCTGCTGGTCGAGCCGCGGTGGGGCCGGCGTGGGCACGGCAGCCGGCTGCTCGCCGCCGCGGTCGACCTGTGGCGGTCCGACGGCCTGAGCCGGGCGGTGGCCTGGGCGTTCGAGGGTGACGAGGCGACCCGGAAGTTCCTCACCAGCACCGGTTGGGAGCTCGACGGCGCGGCCCGCGCGCTGGACGTCGACGACATGCTGGTGCCTCAGGTGCGCCTGCACGTCGGCGTCCCGGCGGAGAAGGTGCCCGCAGAAGAGTGA
- a CDS encoding glycosyltransferase family 87 protein codes for MAQGANRTTAQVTGVVVLAAAVTAFLAVAAVRHGFFDLKVYYGALTWWVHDGGEIYDYLKPGTQYGFTYPPFAALVMLPMAYLPWTAAIVVSVLASVVTTAVLLWWLIDPIARRAGWTRWFALAVALCLAAAFEPMRETVNFGQVNTLLLFLVAVDLLRLLPAGNRWAGVGIGLATAIKLTPGVFIVYLLVTGRWRAALTASGTAAGVTLLAGALFPDASREFWTEALWNTGRVGELAFVSNQSLRGVVARLDPQHPSTLLWLLLVLGTLALWAWRSRAAVAVGDEATGLALTGAVMCLVSPVTWVHHLVWLLPALILLVDNAMAAPAGRRRRVLLVAATIGYAVLISRTVWFWEKDFTGVDGFLGSNAYVWISLALLAFLPIRRWLTPGGSAVEASGVPQLDQPDRRAPTGKRHLVGRLLTVR; via the coding sequence GTGGCGCAGGGTGCCAACAGGACGACCGCGCAGGTCACCGGGGTGGTGGTGCTCGCTGCGGCGGTCACCGCGTTCCTCGCCGTCGCGGCCGTCCGGCACGGTTTCTTCGACCTGAAGGTCTACTACGGCGCGTTGACCTGGTGGGTGCACGACGGCGGGGAGATCTACGACTACCTCAAGCCGGGCACCCAGTACGGCTTCACGTACCCGCCGTTCGCCGCGCTGGTCATGCTGCCGATGGCGTACCTGCCGTGGACGGCCGCGATCGTGGTGAGTGTGCTCGCCAGCGTGGTCACCACCGCGGTGCTGCTCTGGTGGCTGATCGACCCGATCGCCCGCCGGGCCGGCTGGACCCGGTGGTTCGCGCTCGCCGTGGCGCTCTGCCTGGCCGCCGCGTTCGAACCGATGCGGGAGACGGTCAACTTCGGTCAGGTCAACACGCTGCTGCTGTTCCTGGTGGCCGTGGATCTGCTGCGGCTGCTGCCGGCCGGCAACCGGTGGGCCGGGGTGGGCATCGGGCTCGCCACCGCGATCAAACTGACCCCGGGTGTCTTCATCGTCTATCTGCTGGTGACCGGGCGATGGCGGGCGGCCCTCACCGCCAGCGGCACCGCCGCCGGGGTGACGCTTCTGGCCGGTGCGCTCTTCCCCGACGCGTCCCGGGAGTTCTGGACCGAGGCGCTGTGGAACACCGGCCGGGTCGGCGAGCTCGCCTTCGTCTCCAACCAGTCGCTGCGCGGGGTCGTCGCCCGGCTCGACCCGCAGCACCCGAGCACCCTGCTCTGGCTGCTGCTGGTGCTCGGCACCCTGGCGCTCTGGGCCTGGCGGTCCCGGGCCGCCGTCGCGGTCGGCGACGAGGCGACCGGCCTGGCGTTGACCGGCGCGGTGATGTGCCTGGTCAGCCCGGTCACCTGGGTGCACCACCTGGTCTGGCTGCTGCCCGCGCTGATCCTGCTGGTCGACAACGCGATGGCCGCGCCGGCCGGCCGCCGACGGCGGGTCCTGCTGGTCGCCGCGACCATCGGGTACGCGGTGCTGATCAGCCGCACCGTCTGGTTCTGGGAGAAGGACTTCACCGGGGTCGACGGCTTCCTGGGCAGCAACGCCTACGTGTGGATCAGCCTGGCGCTGCTGGCCTTCCTGCCGATCCGCCGTTGGCTGACCCCGGGCGGCTCAGCCGTCGAGGCGTCCGGCGTACCGCAGCTCGACCAGCCCGACCGGCGGGCTCCCACCGGCAAGCGGCACCTGGTAGGTCGACTGCTCACCGTCCGGTGA
- a CDS encoding GNAT family N-acetyltransferase: MLTIRREEPDDAEAVARVHVHGWQAGYAGFMPDEVLRRLNVAAWAQRRRDIGTADPEHPFTTLLGEVDGLVVGFTTFGPYRRDQDRDDLDPTVGEVLAIYVEPACWGDGTATSLLAAARAGLHERGWTDYRLWVLADNRRARRFCERAGLSPDGEQSTYQVPLAGGSPPVGLVELRYAGRLDG; the protein is encoded by the coding sequence ATGCTGACCATCCGTCGGGAGGAGCCGGACGACGCCGAAGCCGTCGCCCGGGTGCACGTGCACGGCTGGCAGGCGGGCTACGCCGGCTTCATGCCGGACGAGGTGCTGCGGCGGCTGAACGTGGCGGCGTGGGCACAGCGCCGTCGCGACATCGGCACCGCCGACCCCGAGCACCCGTTCACCACACTGCTCGGCGAGGTGGACGGGTTGGTCGTGGGCTTCACGACGTTCGGGCCGTACCGCCGCGACCAGGACCGCGACGACCTGGACCCGACGGTCGGGGAGGTGCTGGCGATCTACGTGGAGCCGGCGTGCTGGGGTGACGGGACCGCCACGTCGCTCCTGGCCGCCGCCCGGGCGGGGCTGCACGAGCGGGGCTGGACCGACTATCGGCTGTGGGTGCTGGCGGACAACCGGCGGGCCCGACGATTCTGTGAGCGGGCCGGGTTGTCACCGGACGGTGAGCAGTCGACCTACCAGGTGCCGCTTGCCGGTGGGAGCCCGCCGGTCGGGCTGGTCGAGCTGCGGTACGCCGGACGCCTCGACGGCTGA